In Pseudomonas sp. ADAK18, a single window of DNA contains:
- the folD gene encoding bifunctional methylenetetrahydrofolate dehydrogenase/methenyltetrahydrofolate cyclohydrolase FolD, with protein sequence MTAQLIDGKSIAASLRQQIAKRVAERRQQGLRTPGLAVILVGSDPASQVYVSHKRKDCEEVGFISKAYDLPSDTTQQALTDLIDSLNDDPSIDGILLQLPLPEHLDASKLLERIRPDKDVDGFHPYNVGRLAQRIPLLRPCTPKGIMTLLESTGVDLYGLDAVVVGASNIVGRPMAMELLLAGCTVTVTHRFTKDLAGHVGRADLVVVAAGKPGLVKGEWIKEGAIVIDVGINRQDDGKLVGDVVYETALPRAGWITPVPGGVGPMTRACLLENTLYAAETLHD encoded by the coding sequence ATGACTGCACAACTTATCGACGGCAAATCGATCGCCGCCAGCCTGCGCCAGCAGATCGCCAAACGTGTCGCCGAGCGTCGCCAGCAAGGCCTGCGCACGCCGGGGCTCGCGGTGATCTTGGTCGGCAGCGATCCCGCCTCTCAGGTTTATGTCTCGCACAAGCGTAAAGACTGTGAAGAGGTCGGCTTTATTTCCAAGGCCTATGACTTGCCTTCCGATACCACCCAACAGGCCCTCACCGACCTGATTGACAGCCTCAACGACGACCCGAGCATCGACGGCATCCTGCTGCAGTTGCCTTTGCCAGAGCATCTGGACGCGTCCAAGTTGCTGGAACGCATCCGCCCGGACAAAGACGTCGACGGCTTCCATCCTTATAATGTCGGTCGTCTAGCCCAACGTATTCCGCTGCTGCGTCCTTGCACCCCGAAGGGCATCATGACCCTGCTGGAAAGCACCGGCGTTGATCTTTACGGTCTGGACGCGGTCGTAGTCGGCGCCTCCAACATCGTGGGTCGCCCGATGGCCATGGAGTTGTTGCTGGCCGGTTGCACCGTGACCGTGACCCACCGCTTCACCAAAGACCTGGCCGGTCATGTTGGCCGCGCCGACCTGGTGGTAGTCGCCGCCGGTAAGCCGGGCCTGGTGAAAGGTGAATGGATCAAGGAAGGCGCCATCGTCATTGACGTGGGCATCAATCGCCAGGATGACGGCAAACTGGTGGGCGACGTGGTGTATGAAACCGCCCTGCCTCGCGCCGGCTGGATTACGCCGGTTCCGGGCGGCGTTGGCCCGATGACCCGTGCCTGCCTATTGGAAAACACGCTGTACGCGGCAGAAACCCTGCACGACTAA
- the tig gene encoding trigger factor gives MQVSVENTSALERRMSITVPAERIETQVNKRLQQTAQKAKIAGFRPGKVPMSEIKRRFGADARQEAVGDVIQASFYEAVVEQKLNPAGSPSIEPKTLEAGKDLEYVAVFEVFPEFEVAGFDSIAIERLSADVADSDLDNMLEILRKQNTRFEVADRAAQNEDQLNIDFVGKVDGEVFAGGSAKGTQLVLGSNRMIPGFEDGLVGAKAGEERVLNLTFPADYQNLDLAGKAAEFTVTVNTVSEPKLPELNEEFFTQFGIKETGIEGFRTEVRKNMERELRQAIKSKVKNQVMDGLLAANPIEVPKALLSNEVDRLRVQAVQQFGGNIKPDQLPAELFEEQAKRRVVLGLIVAEVVKQFDLKPDETRVREMIQEMASAYQEPEQVVSWYYKNDQQLNEVRSVVLEEQVVDTVLQKAKVTDKAVSYEEAVKPAEAAQAD, from the coding sequence ATGCAAGTTTCTGTTGAAAATACTTCTGCTCTTGAGCGCCGCATGAGCATCACCGTGCCGGCTGAGCGCATCGAGACTCAGGTCAACAAGCGTCTGCAGCAGACTGCCCAAAAGGCCAAGATCGCTGGTTTCCGTCCAGGCAAAGTGCCGATGAGCGAAATCAAGCGCCGTTTTGGTGCTGATGCACGTCAGGAAGCTGTAGGTGACGTGATCCAGGCTTCCTTCTACGAAGCTGTTGTCGAGCAAAAGCTGAACCCGGCTGGTTCGCCTTCGATCGAGCCTAAAACCCTGGAAGCAGGCAAGGATCTGGAATACGTAGCCGTTTTCGAAGTGTTCCCTGAATTCGAAGTGGCCGGTTTCGATTCCATCGCTATCGAGCGCCTGAGCGCTGACGTGGCTGATTCGGACCTGGACAACATGCTGGAAATCCTGCGCAAGCAGAACACTCGTTTTGAAGTGGCCGATCGCGCTGCCCAGAACGAAGACCAGCTGAACATCGATTTCGTTGGCAAGGTTGACGGCGAAGTGTTCGCTGGCGGCTCGGCCAAGGGCACTCAACTGGTGCTGGGTTCCAACCGTATGATCCCAGGTTTCGAAGACGGTCTGGTTGGCGCTAAAGCCGGCGAAGAACGTGTTCTGAACCTGACCTTCCCGGCTGACTATCAGAACCTGGACCTGGCTGGCAAAGCCGCCGAGTTCACCGTGACCGTCAACACCGTTTCCGAGCCTAAGCTGCCTGAGTTGAACGAAGAGTTCTTCACCCAGTTCGGTATCAAGGAAACCGGTATCGAAGGTTTCCGCACCGAAGTTCGCAAGAACATGGAGCGTGAGCTGCGCCAGGCCATCAAGTCCAAGGTCAAGAACCAGGTCATGGACGGTCTGCTGGCTGCCAACCCGATCGAAGTGCCTAAGGCCCTGCTGTCCAACGAAGTGGATCGTCTGCGCGTGCAGGCTGTTCAGCAGTTCGGCGGCAACATCAAGCCTGACCAACTGCCGGCTGAGCTGTTCGAAGAGCAAGCCAAGCGCCGTGTAGTGCTGGGCCTGATCGTGGCGGAAGTGGTCAAGCAGTTCGACCTCAAGCCTGACGAAACCCGCGTTCGCGAGATGATTCAGGAAATGGCTTCGGCTTACCAAGAGCCTGAGCAGGTTGTGTCTTGGTACTACAAGAACGACCAGCAACTGAACGAAGTGCGTTCGGTTGTGCTGGAAGAGCAAGTTGTAGATACTGTTCTGCAGAAGGCTAAGGTGACCGATAAAGCGGTCTCTTACGAAGAAGCAGTCAAGCCGGCGGAAGCAGCACAAGCCGACTGA
- a CDS encoding efflux RND transporter periplasmic adaptor subunit, which produces MSSDHKPSRKRLMLMGVGGLTLAALLVANGLHARTMHEKAVTAWTETAAIPQVMVFQPKQNVAGDTLRLPAHLEAWSKAPIHARVSGYLKDWKVDIGAQVKAGQVLAEIDSPDLDQQVAQTHARLIQEQANARLAETTATRWQNLLASHSVSRQEADEKTSNAAAAKANVQAAAADYARLSALEDYKTIRAPFAGVITARNTDIGQLIKADSDSDPELFDIADTHQLRLYVPVPQNYAAVIHPGLEAQLTVPEHPGEHFNAQLMGDSTAIDRRSGTLLAQFVADNPDGQLLPGDYAEATLPIPADTHGVSIPASSLIFRAEGTQVAVLDAKNHVHLQDIHIGLDLGERLVIDQGLKPADRVVDNPPDALREGDFVQLADAGGAHAPKA; this is translated from the coding sequence ATGTCGTCTGATCACAAACCCTCGCGCAAGCGTCTGATGCTCATGGGTGTTGGCGGCCTGACCCTGGCCGCCCTGTTGGTCGCCAACGGCCTGCACGCCCGCACGATGCACGAAAAAGCCGTCACCGCCTGGACCGAAACCGCCGCAATACCGCAAGTGATGGTGTTCCAGCCCAAACAAAACGTCGCGGGCGACACCCTGCGTTTGCCCGCGCACCTGGAAGCCTGGAGCAAGGCACCGATTCATGCGCGGGTCAGCGGTTACCTGAAGGACTGGAAAGTCGATATCGGCGCCCAGGTCAAAGCCGGACAGGTTCTCGCCGAAATCGACAGCCCCGACCTTGACCAGCAAGTGGCACAGACCCACGCCCGGTTGATCCAGGAACAGGCCAATGCACGCCTGGCCGAAACCACCGCAACCCGTTGGCAAAACCTGCTGGCCAGCCATTCGGTGTCCCGTCAGGAAGCCGATGAAAAAACCTCGAATGCCGCCGCGGCCAAAGCCAATGTCCAGGCCGCCGCAGCTGACTACGCACGGCTCTCGGCGCTGGAAGACTACAAGACCATCCGCGCGCCCTTCGCCGGCGTCATCACCGCACGCAATACCGATATCGGCCAGTTGATCAAGGCCGACAGCGACAGCGATCCGGAACTGTTCGACATCGCCGACACCCATCAACTGCGCCTCTATGTGCCGGTGCCGCAGAACTATGCGGCGGTGATTCACCCTGGGCTTGAGGCACAACTGACGGTCCCCGAGCATCCCGGCGAACACTTCAACGCACAGTTGATGGGCGACTCCACCGCCATCGACCGACGCTCCGGCACCTTGCTTGCCCAGTTTGTCGCCGACAATCCCGACGGCCAATTGCTGCCCGGTGACTACGCCGAAGCCACCCTGCCGATTCCGGCGGATACCCATGGCGTCAGCATCCCCGCCAGCTCGCTGATCTTCCGCGCCGAAGGCACTCAGGTTGCCGTGCTGGATGCGAAGAACCATGTACACCTGCAAGACATCCACATCGGCCTGGACCTGGGCGAACGCCTGGTGATCGACCAAGGCCTAAAACCTGCCGACCGCGTAGTCGACAACCCACCGGATGCCCTGCGTGAAGGTGACTTCGTGCAACTGGCCGACGCCGGAGGTGCCCATGCGCCCAAGGCTTAA
- a CDS encoding efflux transporter outer membrane subunit, giving the protein MRPRLKPLATLVLLALQGCSMAPTYTVPAIDLPARYREQTSDGPWHSAQPADQLAPQWWLLYQDPRLDDLQQQLLKVNPDLAAALAHFDASQAYASQLHAGLFPQITASAQPLRQRQSDSRPLRGDTQPSVYNSNTAGFSLSYDLDLWGKIRNQVAAGDAQAQASDDDLAVARLSLQHQLATLYVQLNGLDAQSRILSKSLDDFGQALQLTRSRYEGQIASELDLTRAQSQLAEAEAQLDDVRGQRNLTEHAIGELVGVSASDFQLPPSQQLIALPGIPQQLPSHLLQRRPDIAAAERRVFAANANIGVAKAAWYPDFSLTGLIGGQTQGVGNLFSAANRYWALGPLVNLPIFDGGRLSANERQAKAEFEEASAHYRSQVLRAVREVEDNLAQLRDLQQEALDEQAAANAAEHTQALAMNSYEAGAVSYLDVVTAQTAALQAQRTLQAVQTRQLQASVGLVTALGGGWQPGT; this is encoded by the coding sequence ATGCGCCCAAGGCTTAAACCCCTCGCCACGCTGGTGTTGCTGGCGCTGCAAGGCTGCTCGATGGCGCCCACCTACACAGTGCCGGCGATTGACCTGCCGGCGCGGTACCGCGAACAGACCAGCGATGGCCCGTGGCACAGCGCGCAACCCGCCGACCAACTGGCGCCACAATGGTGGTTGCTGTATCAAGACCCGCGCCTGGATGACCTGCAACAACAACTGCTGAAGGTCAACCCTGATTTGGCCGCGGCGCTGGCACATTTCGATGCGTCCCAGGCGTATGCCAGCCAATTGCATGCTGGATTGTTCCCGCAGATCACTGCCAGTGCGCAGCCGTTGCGCCAGCGCCAGTCGGACAGTCGGCCACTGCGCGGTGATACTCAGCCTTCGGTGTACAACAGCAACACCGCCGGTTTCTCCCTGAGCTACGACTTGGATCTGTGGGGCAAGATCCGCAACCAGGTAGCGGCCGGTGACGCCCAGGCCCAGGCGTCCGACGATGACCTGGCGGTGGCACGTCTGAGCCTGCAACATCAACTGGCGACGCTGTATGTGCAGCTTAATGGGCTGGATGCGCAGAGCCGAATTCTCAGCAAATCCCTGGATGATTTCGGCCAGGCGTTGCAACTGACCCGCAGCCGTTACGAGGGCCAGATCGCCTCGGAACTGGACCTGACTCGCGCGCAAAGCCAACTGGCCGAAGCCGAGGCGCAACTGGATGATGTGCGTGGTCAGCGCAACCTTACCGAGCATGCGATTGGTGAGTTGGTGGGCGTGTCAGCCAGTGACTTCCAACTGCCGCCGAGCCAGCAACTGATCGCACTGCCGGGTATTCCGCAACAGCTGCCAAGTCATCTGCTGCAACGTCGACCCGATATTGCGGCGGCGGAACGGCGGGTGTTTGCAGCCAACGCCAATATCGGCGTAGCCAAGGCGGCGTGGTACCCGGACTTCAGTTTGACCGGGTTGATTGGCGGGCAAACCCAAGGCGTCGGCAACTTGTTCTCAGCGGCGAATCGGTACTGGGCGCTGGGGCCGTTGGTCAATCTGCCGATCTTCGACGGTGGACGGTTGAGTGCCAACGAACGTCAGGCCAAGGCCGAGTTTGAGGAAGCTTCAGCGCATTACCGCAGCCAGGTTTTACGGGCGGTGCGCGAGGTGGAAGATAACCTGGCGCAGTTGCGAGATTTGCAGCAGGAAGCGCTGGATGAACAGGCCGCGGCGAATGCAGCGGAGCACACTCAGGCACTGGCGATGAACAGCTATGAAGCGGGTGCGGTGAGTTATCTGGACGTGGTGACGGCGCAGACGGCGGCGTTGCAGGCGCAGCGTACGTTGCAGGCGGTGCAGACGCGGCAGTTGCAGGCGAGTGTCGGGTTGGTCACGGCGCTGGGTGGCGGTTGGCAACCTGGCACCTGA
- a CDS encoding efflux RND transporter permease subunit — protein sequence MLGLVKTALLKPYTFIVLAIFICIIGPMAALRTPTDVFPDIGIPVVAVVWQYNGLSPDAMAGRVIYTYERSLSTTVNDIEHIESQSLPGMGIVKIFFQPGVDIRTANAQVTAVSQTVLKQMPPGITPPLILNYSASTVPILQMAFSSPTLSEAKIRDLVQNNIRLPLSALPGLAMPTPMGGKQRQITLDLDPQALAAKGLSAQDVGNALALQNQIIPVGTAKLGPNEYTILLNNSPKAIDELNDLPIKTVDGAIITIGQVAHVRDGSPPQTNIVRVDGHRAVLMPALKNGSISTLSIIDGIRQMLPRINETLPPSLKTSLLGDASVFVKQSVGSVAQEGIIAALLTSAMILLFLGSWRSTLIITASIPLAVLSAIALLAVSGQTLNVMTLGGLALAVGILVDDATVTIENINWHLEQGKTVKTAILDGAKQIVGPAFVSLLCICIVFVPMFMLQGIAGYLFRPMALAVIFAMASSFILSRTLVPTLAMYLLKPHAPEQGQGHHPEDEFINHHEGEQHKPQRHAALQAVLNFQQGFERRFSNVRDVYHGLLTLALGYRKRFIVGFLACVLASFLLLPSLGQDFFPATDAGALAMHVRLPLGTRIEESAAAFDRIEARIREIIPAEQLDTIVDNIGIPLSGIDMAYSSSGTIGPQDGDIQVSLKADHSPTADYVKKLREALPESFPGSHFAFLPADISSQILNFGAPAPLDVKISGRSDEENRAYALELERRLQHVPGIADLRIQQSTGYPSLQVNVDRMRANGLGITERDVTNSMVASLAGSSQTAPTFWLNPANGVSYSIVAATPQYRLDSLPSLEALPVTGADGQSQILGGVATISRVQSPAVVTHYNIEPTLDLYANVQGRDLGGVARDVQKILDDTASMRPKGATISLHGQIDALHEAFNGLSFGLLGAVVLIYLLIVVNFQSWVDPFVIITALPAALAGIVWMLFLSGTSLSVPALTGAILCMGVATANSILVVSFCRERLAEHGDALKAALEAGYTRFRPVCMTALAMIIGMLPLALSEEQNAPLGRAVIGGLILATTATLLFVPVVFSLVHGRHPTRAVAGETSHVV from the coding sequence ATGCTCGGGCTGGTAAAGACCGCACTGCTCAAGCCCTACACGTTTATCGTGCTGGCGATTTTCATCTGCATCATCGGGCCCATGGCGGCCTTGCGTACCCCCACTGATGTATTTCCCGATATCGGCATCCCGGTGGTGGCGGTGGTTTGGCAGTACAACGGCCTGTCGCCGGACGCCATGGCCGGCCGGGTGATCTACACCTACGAACGCTCCCTGAGTACCACGGTCAACGACATCGAACACATCGAGTCTCAGTCGTTGCCAGGCATGGGCATCGTGAAGATCTTCTTCCAGCCCGGCGTCGACATCCGCACCGCCAACGCCCAAGTAACCGCGGTGTCACAAACCGTACTCAAGCAAATGCCGCCTGGCATTACCCCGCCACTGATCCTTAATTACAGCGCGTCGACGGTGCCAATCCTGCAGATGGCGTTCTCCAGCCCGACGCTCTCCGAGGCGAAGATCCGCGACCTGGTGCAGAACAATATCCGCCTGCCCCTGAGCGCCCTGCCCGGCCTGGCCATGCCTACCCCCATGGGCGGCAAGCAACGCCAGATCACCCTCGACCTCGACCCACAAGCCTTGGCCGCCAAGGGTCTGTCCGCCCAGGACGTGGGCAACGCGCTGGCCTTGCAGAACCAGATCATTCCCGTGGGCACCGCCAAGCTCGGCCCCAATGAATACACGATCCTGCTCAACAACAGTCCCAAAGCCATTGATGAGCTGAACGACCTGCCGATCAAGACCGTCGACGGCGCAATCATCACCATCGGCCAAGTGGCTCATGTGCGTGATGGCTCGCCTCCGCAGACCAACATTGTGCGGGTCGACGGCCATCGCGCCGTGCTGATGCCGGCGCTGAAAAACGGCAGCATCTCCACGCTGTCGATCATCGACGGCATTCGCCAGATGCTACCGCGTATCAATGAAACCCTGCCGCCGTCGCTGAAGACTTCGCTGCTGGGTGATGCGTCGGTATTCGTCAAACAGTCGGTGGGCAGCGTTGCCCAGGAAGGCATCATCGCGGCGCTGCTGACCAGTGCGATGATCCTGCTGTTCCTCGGCAGCTGGCGCTCAACCTTGATCATCACCGCCTCGATTCCGCTCGCCGTATTGTCGGCCATCGCCCTCTTGGCAGTCAGCGGCCAGACCCTCAACGTCATGACCCTCGGCGGACTGGCGCTGGCGGTGGGGATCCTGGTGGACGACGCCACGGTGACCATCGAGAACATCAACTGGCACCTGGAACAAGGCAAGACGGTGAAGACCGCGATCCTCGACGGTGCCAAACAGATCGTCGGCCCGGCGTTCGTATCCTTGCTGTGTATCTGCATCGTGTTTGTGCCGATGTTCATGCTGCAAGGCATCGCCGGCTACCTGTTCCGGCCGATGGCCCTGGCGGTGATCTTTGCCATGGCCAGTTCGTTCATTCTGTCGCGAACGCTGGTGCCGACGTTGGCGATGTACCTGCTCAAGCCCCATGCGCCGGAGCAAGGCCAGGGCCACCACCCGGAAGATGAATTCATCAACCATCACGAAGGTGAACAGCACAAGCCCCAGCGCCACGCAGCCCTGCAGGCGGTATTGAATTTTCAGCAGGGTTTCGAGCGCCGCTTCTCCAACGTGCGCGATGTTTACCATGGCCTGCTGACTCTGGCCCTGGGTTATCGCAAGCGCTTTATCGTCGGCTTCCTGGCTTGCGTCCTCGCCTCATTCCTGCTGCTGCCAAGCCTGGGCCAGGACTTTTTCCCGGCCACTGATGCCGGCGCGCTGGCGATGCATGTACGCCTGCCTTTAGGCACACGGATCGAGGAAAGCGCCGCCGCCTTTGACCGAATCGAAGCGCGAATCCGCGAGATTATTCCGGCGGAACAACTGGACACCATCGTCGATAACATCGGGATTCCCTTGAGCGGGATCGACATGGCCTACAGCAGCAGCGGCACTATCGGCCCGCAGGACGGCGACATCCAAGTCAGCCTCAAGGCCGACCACAGCCCCACTGCCGACTACGTGAAAAAACTCCGTGAAGCCCTGCCTGAAAGTTTCCCCGGCAGTCATTTCGCGTTCTTGCCGGCGGACATCAGTAGCCAGATCCTCAACTTCGGCGCACCGGCCCCGTTGGACGTGAAGATTTCCGGGCGCAGTGACGAAGAAAACCGTGCCTATGCCCTGGAACTGGAGCGCCGACTGCAGCATGTGCCGGGCATTGCTGACCTGCGCATCCAACAGTCCACCGGCTATCCGTCGCTGCAAGTCAACGTGGATCGCATGCGCGCCAATGGGCTGGGCATTACCGAGCGCGACGTGACCAACAGCATGGTCGCGTCACTGGCCGGCAGCTCGCAAACAGCACCGACCTTCTGGCTCAACCCGGCCAACGGCGTGTCCTATTCGATCGTCGCCGCGACACCGCAATACCGTCTCGACAGCTTGCCGTCACTGGAAGCCTTGCCGGTCACCGGTGCCGATGGGCAGTCGCAAATCCTCGGCGGCGTAGCAACCATTTCCCGCGTGCAAAGCCCGGCGGTGGTCACCCACTACAACATCGAACCGACCCTGGACCTGTACGCCAACGTACAAGGCCGCGACCTCGGCGGCGTCGCCCGTGACGTGCAAAAAATCCTCGATGACACCGCCTCCATGCGCCCCAAAGGCGCGACCATCAGCCTCCACGGGCAGATCGACGCCCTGCATGAAGCCTTCAACGGTTTGAGCTTCGGCCTGTTGGGCGCAGTGGTGCTGATCTACCTGTTGATCGTGGTGAACTTCCAGTCGTGGGTCGACCCGTTTGTGATCATCACCGCCCTTCCTGCAGCGCTCGCCGGGATCGTGTGGATGCTGTTTCTAAGCGGCACCTCGCTGTCGGTGCCGGCGCTGACGGGGGCCATTCTGTGTATGGGGGTGGCCACCGCCAACTCGATTCTGGTGGTGAGCTTCTGTCGAGAGCGTCTGGCCGAACACGGCGATGCCTTGAAGGCCGCGCTGGAGGCCGGCTACACCCGTTTCCGCCCGGTGTGCATGACGGCGCTGGCGATGATCATCGGCATGCTGCCCCTGGCCTTGTCCGAGGAGCAGAACGCCCCGCTGGGCCGGGCCGTCATCGGCGGCCTGATCCTCGCCACCACCGCCACCCTGCTGTTTGTTCCCGTGGTCTTCAGCCTGGTCCACGGTCGCCATCCTACTCGTGCTGTTGCTGGAGAAACCTCACATGTCGTCTGA
- the clpP gene encoding ATP-dependent Clp endopeptidase proteolytic subunit ClpP has translation MFRNSYIQQNSDIQAAGGLVPMVVEQSARGERAYDIYSRLLKERVIFLVGPVEDYMANLICAQLLFLEAENPDKDIHLYINSPGGSVTAGMSIYDTMQFIKPNVSTTCIGQACSMGAFLLTAGAEGKRYCLPNSRVMIHQPLGGFQGQASDIEIHAKEILFIRERLNTLMAKHSGHTLEEIERDTNRDNFMSAEAAREYGLIDAVIEKRPA, from the coding sequence ATGTTCCGTAATTCGTATATTCAGCAGAACTCTGATATCCAGGCCGCAGGCGGCTTGGTCCCGATGGTTGTCGAGCAGTCTGCTCGTGGCGAGCGCGCCTATGACATCTACTCGCGCCTTCTCAAGGAACGAGTGATCTTTCTGGTTGGTCCGGTAGAGGACTACATGGCCAACCTGATCTGTGCGCAACTGCTGTTCCTTGAAGCGGAAAACCCGGACAAGGACATCCATCTCTACATCAACTCCCCGGGCGGTTCGGTGACAGCGGGCATGTCGATCTACGACACCATGCAGTTCATCAAGCCAAACGTGTCGACTACCTGTATCGGTCAGGCGTGCAGCATGGGTGCTTTCCTGCTGACCGCTGGTGCTGAGGGCAAGCGTTACTGCCTGCCGAACTCGCGTGTGATGATTCACCAGCCACTGGGCGGTTTCCAGGGGCAGGCGTCGGATATCGAAATCCATGCCAAGGAAATCCTCTTTATTCGTGAGCGTCTCAACACGCTGATGGCCAAGCATAGCGGGCATACCCTGGAAGAGATCGAGCGCGACACCAACCGCGATAATTTCATGAGCGCCGAAGCCGCGCGTGAATACGGGTTGATCGACGCAGTGATCGAAAAGCGCCCTGCTTAA
- a CDS encoding peptidase C39 family protein, with protein sequence MRLRSNVKTSWLLAACVLGLAACAGHPSKIQGLPERVELNGVAGFRTEAYLSGPSALASMLSQQGIVITPGLLDKPLHLPGAEADLERNMQVLAREYGLLVYPLDPKLPALLTQVAAGYPVMVRITEGSSFWSGPRYAVLVGFNQQKGTVLLRSGMNRRLLMGFSAFESAWESAGHWAILVQRPSQLPANVDTQRWQQAANALAQAGQEQAAAQALKVLAAKP encoded by the coding sequence TTGCGGTTACGGTCGAACGTTAAAACCTCCTGGCTGTTGGCAGCCTGTGTTCTGGGGCTGGCGGCCTGCGCCGGGCACCCCTCGAAAATCCAGGGTCTGCCGGAGCGGGTCGAGCTCAATGGCGTGGCGGGTTTCCGCACTGAGGCCTATTTGAGTGGTCCTTCTGCCTTGGCCAGCATGCTGTCCCAACAAGGCATTGTGATTACACCGGGGTTGCTGGATAAACCGTTGCATTTGCCAGGTGCCGAAGCGGACCTTGAGCGCAATATGCAGGTACTGGCCCGGGAGTACGGCCTGCTGGTCTATCCACTGGATCCCAAGCTGCCGGCGTTATTGACGCAAGTGGCGGCCGGGTATCCGGTCATGGTGCGGATTACCGAGGGTTCGAGCTTCTGGTCCGGGCCGCGTTACGCCGTGCTGGTGGGCTTCAACCAGCAGAAAGGTACGGTGTTGTTGCGTTCGGGGATGAATCGACGGCTGCTGATGGGCTTCAGTGCTTTTGAGTCCGCGTGGGAGAGCGCTGGTCATTGGGCGATCCTGGTTCAGCGGCCAAGCCAATTGCCAGCCAACGTGGATACCCAGCGTTGGCAGCAAGCCGCCAATGCTTTGGCCCAGGCGGGGCAGGAGCAGGCTGCGGCCCAGGCACTCAAGGTGCTGGCCGCGAAGCCATAA
- the pbpG gene encoding D-alanyl-D-alanine endopeptidase — MKIRLSIVSLFFALTGTFVSANVDARETTMAPRDTSQLHIASGSAMLVDLQTNKVIYSSNPDVVVPIASVSKLMTGLIVLEAKQNMDEYIDININDTPEMKGVFSRVKIGSEMPRKEMLLIALMSSENRAAASLAHHYPGGYAAFIAAMNAKAKALGMTNTHYVEPTGLSIHNVSTARDLSKLLAAARKYPMLSELSTTKEKTVAFRKPNYTLGFSNTDHLINRANWDIKLTKTGFTNQAGHCLVLVTSMGNRPVSLVILDAFGKFTHFADASRIRNWVETGKSGSVPDVALRYKADKNLKNRQGVVQTSER, encoded by the coding sequence GTGAAAATTCGTCTTTCTATCGTCAGCCTATTTTTTGCACTTACAGGCACCTTCGTCAGCGCCAACGTCGACGCCCGCGAAACCACTATGGCCCCCCGAGACACTTCGCAACTGCACATTGCCTCCGGCAGTGCGATGTTGGTGGACCTGCAGACCAACAAGGTCATCTACTCCAGCAACCCGGACGTGGTCGTGCCGATTGCTTCGGTGAGCAAGCTGATGACCGGCTTGATCGTGCTGGAAGCCAAGCAGAACATGGATGAGTACATCGACATCAACATCAACGACACGCCGGAAATGAAAGGCGTGTTCTCCCGGGTCAAGATCGGCAGCGAAATGCCACGCAAAGAGATGCTGCTGATTGCCCTGATGTCTTCGGAAAACCGTGCCGCCGCCAGCCTCGCCCACCACTACCCGGGCGGCTACGCAGCCTTTATTGCAGCGATGAACGCCAAGGCCAAGGCGCTGGGCATGACCAATACCCACTATGTCGAGCCCACCGGCCTGTCGATCCATAACGTCTCGACGGCACGTGACTTGAGCAAGTTGCTGGCAGCCGCACGCAAGTACCCAATGCTCAGCGAACTGAGCACCACCAAGGAAAAAACCGTAGCTTTCCGCAAGCCCAACTACACCTTGGGCTTTTCCAACACCGACCACTTGATCAACCGTGCCAACTGGGACATCAAGCTGACCAAGACCGGCTTTACCAACCAGGCCGGCCACTGCCTGGTGCTGGTGACAAGCATGGGCAATCGTCCGGTGTCGCTGGTGATCCTCGACGCGTTCGGCAAATTCACGCACTTTGCCGATGCCAGCCGCATTCGCAATTGGGTTGAAACCGGCAAGAGCGGCTCAGTGCCAGACGTGGCCCTGCGCTACAAGGCCGACAAGAACTTGAAAAACCGTCAGGGTGTGGTGCAGACATCCGAGCGCTAA